A genomic stretch from Cetobacterium sp. ZOR0034 includes:
- a CDS encoding polysaccharide deacetylase family protein, with protein MRKKLSILLILILSVTKAWGAGNIYFCGGSAEKKIALTFDDGPNDTSLSKILNLLKEEEIKASFFFIGRNIKAKKEQVKKTFDDGHLVLNHSYSHLNFQKASKEEIVKEIEKTNLYISDIIGLTPTLYRPPYGINTANVKLAVKQIGMDIILWNVDGEDWNSKKTVKEIVEIQKKQTKNGSIILMHTQPDKYTSYEALKVLIPYYREQNYEFVRLDELLRVNAYKK; from the coding sequence ATGAGAAAAAAACTATCGATTTTATTGATACTAATTTTAAGTGTTACTAAAGCATGGGGTGCTGGAAATATATATTTTTGTGGTGGCAGTGCAGAAAAAAAGATAGCTTTAACATTTGATGATGGTCCGAATGATACATCTTTATCTAAAATTTTAAACTTATTGAAAGAGGAAGAGATAAAAGCTTCTTTCTTTTTTATAGGAAGAAATATAAAAGCTAAAAAAGAACAAGTAAAAAAAACATTTGATGATGGACATTTAGTATTAAATCATAGTTATAGTCATTTAAATTTTCAGAAGGCATCAAAAGAAGAGATAGTTAAAGAAATAGAGAAAACTAATTTATATATAAGTGATATAATAGGTTTAACCCCGACATTATATCGTCCACCCTATGGAATAAATACAGCAAATGTAAAATTAGCCGTAAAACAAATAGGGATGGATATTATTCTTTGGAATGTAGATGGGGAGGATTGGAACTCTAAAAAAACTGTAAAAGAAATTGTAGAGATACAAAAAAAACAAACGAAGAATGGAAGTATAATACTTATGCATACTCAGCCAGATAAATATACATCATATGAAGCATTAAAAGTTCTTATTCCATATTATAGAGAACAGAATTATGAGTTTGTTCGGTTAGATGAACTTTTAAGAGTCAATGCATATAAAAAATAA
- a CDS encoding glycosyltransferase family 39 protein, protein MFKDKKLLSLLGLSFISFFSTIWVRKADLMESRNFITAREIVLNNEWLVTTLNGQYRFEKPPLPTWLTAIVMKMSGNFSDEWILRIPVALCSILLIFFIYRMVQELSKDDNLAFISAFIASTTFMLTKVGSENAWDAYPYIFMFGSITYLIKNLRSEKKTYLFLAGVFLGSSLLSKGPVALYGMFIPFLISYGVIFGFKTLKINKWRIAGYLAIGIALASIWPIAMLIENKDLFLSVMMKEKDTWSSKHVRGFFFYLNYFLFMGGWIFFSVATFLRKWSFKNENKNKIFKFGFIWTVLTFLFLSVVKMKKERYGFPIYIVSSIPIGVVLNYYLNTDWNILEKFDKLLFRVQSWLLFVVAIGGIGLVFWKRFNMFYLAIPFLVLLFVLIKSYSKNKNILKQRVIYLTGLSLILVNSSLTWIIEKDIRSKKSVSIQSLETLQKNKKSFEIYSSDFSIDDVWSVGQNIYPLTEKTELPEEFYILSKDSSFENKDKYSIEYTESYARFSDSNDLIYLYKIINK, encoded by the coding sequence ATGTTTAAGGATAAAAAACTTTTATCACTTTTGGGGTTGAGTTTTATCTCATTTTTTTCAACAATTTGGGTTAGAAAAGCTGACCTTATGGAATCTAGAAACTTTATAACAGCAAGAGAGATTGTTCTTAATAATGAATGGCTTGTGACAACTCTAAATGGCCAATACCGTTTCGAAAAGCCACCTCTACCAACATGGTTAACTGCAATTGTAATGAAAATGAGTGGGAATTTTTCAGATGAATGGATTTTAAGAATTCCAGTTGCACTTTGTTCTATTTTATTGATATTTTTTATTTACCGTATGGTTCAAGAGTTATCAAAAGATGATAATCTAGCCTTTATATCTGCTTTCATAGCAAGTACAACATTTATGTTGACGAAAGTTGGATCTGAAAACGCTTGGGATGCATATCCATATATATTTATGTTTGGTTCGATAACTTATTTAATTAAAAATCTGAGAAGCGAAAAAAAAACTTATCTATTTTTAGCAGGAGTTTTTTTAGGCTCATCACTGTTGAGTAAAGGACCCGTTGCTTTGTATGGAATGTTTATTCCATTTTTAATTTCATATGGAGTAATTTTTGGTTTTAAAACATTGAAAATTAATAAGTGGAGAATAGCTGGGTATTTAGCTATAGGAATTGCATTAGCTTCTATTTGGCCAATAGCTATGCTGATAGAGAATAAAGATTTGTTTCTATCTGTTATGATGAAAGAAAAGGATACATGGTCAAGCAAGCATGTGAGAGGATTCTTTTTCTACTTAAACTATTTCCTATTTATGGGTGGCTGGATATTCTTTTCAGTAGCTACATTTTTAAGAAAGTGGTCTTTTAAAAACGAAAATAAAAATAAAATCTTTAAATTTGGATTTATTTGGACAGTTCTAACGTTTCTGTTTCTTTCAGTTGTAAAAATGAAGAAGGAAAGATATGGGTTCCCAATTTATATTGTGTCTTCAATTCCTATAGGGGTGGTTTTAAACTATTATTTGAATACAGACTGGAATATCTTGGAGAAATTTGATAAATTATTATTTAGAGTTCAAAGCTGGTTGTTATTTGTTGTAGCTATCGGTGGAATTGGACTTGTATTTTGGAAACGATTTAATATGTTTTATTTAGCAATTCCATTTTTGGTCTTACTATTTGTGCTGATTAAGTCGTATTCGAAAAATAAAAATATATTAAAACAGCGAGTTATCTATTTGACTGGATTGTCATTGATATTGGTAAATTCTAGTTTAACATGGATAATAGAAAAAGATATTAGAAGCAAAAAAAGTGTATCTATACAATCTTTAGAAACTTTACAAAAAAATAAAAAAAGTTTTGAAATATATTCCTCTGATTTCTCTATTGATGATGTTTGGAGTGTTGGGCAAAATATCTATCCACTAACGGAAAAGACAGAGTTACCTGAAGAGTTTTATATATTATCTAAAGATTCATCTTTTGAAAATAAAGATAAATACAGTATTGAGTATACAGAATCATATGCTAGATTTAGTGATAGTAATGATTTAATCTATCTTTATAAAATAATAAATAAATAG
- a CDS encoding cell wall metabolism sensor histidine kinase WalK has protein sequence MKTLSGTLRRSSIQTICLFAAVLTISLSITGKYLINSSKHTMRNAMAFLKYEILEEVSSKSMEIFEGDLVNSLFRVENPSLEDLKITIKYKDHIYSETQDKKILNFAIEDKVTNIHMYDYLVLKNELKNRDGETFTVILVKNLGDEKKFFFDMIYIFLAGLIVTVAISSFAFNRLLKKVDKQLSLLEKLNSNITLENLEVIKPTNYFKEFDTIIDSYEEMLLRLDEQNKKQIEFVHNSSHELKTPLFIISGYIDMIKRWGKKDPEVFNEALISIEDETKNMNLLIEKLLFIAKESDIRSERKEIEFSEIILGCISGLKHQYPKADIIFNPEYTIIKSDEALIKLLVKNLLENAIKYGKDNPIVISLSNNEEENRAELTIEDQGIGMTPEELHHIYDRFFRANKSRSKEIAGHGLGMSIVKRIVNILKLDIRISSTPNIGTTIKLLFDL, from the coding sequence TTGAAAACACTTTCTGGAACTCTTAGAAGAAGTTCGATTCAAACAATCTGTTTATTTGCAGCAGTATTAACAATATCCCTTTCAATAACAGGGAAGTATCTTATAAACTCATCAAAGCATACAATGAGAAATGCTATGGCTTTTTTGAAATATGAAATCTTAGAAGAGGTAAGTTCAAAATCTATGGAGATATTTGAAGGAGACCTTGTAAATAGTCTTTTTAGAGTTGAGAATCCATCCCTTGAAGATTTAAAGATAACTATAAAATATAAAGATCATATCTATTCAGAAACTCAAGATAAAAAGATTCTAAATTTTGCGATTGAAGATAAGGTTACAAATATTCACATGTATGATTATCTAGTTTTAAAAAATGAACTGAAAAATAGAGATGGAGAAACGTTTACAGTTATACTTGTAAAAAATTTAGGAGACGAAAAAAAGTTTTTCTTTGATATGATATATATTTTTCTGGCCGGGCTTATAGTAACTGTTGCAATTTCGAGTTTTGCTTTTAATCGCCTCTTGAAAAAAGTTGATAAACAGCTTTCATTATTAGAAAAATTAAATTCAAATATAACTTTAGAAAATTTAGAAGTTATAAAGCCAACAAATTATTTTAAAGAGTTTGACACAATTATAGATTCTTATGAGGAGATGTTACTTAGACTTGATGAGCAAAATAAAAAACAGATAGAATTTGTTCACAACTCATCTCATGAATTAAAAACGCCGTTATTCATAATAAGTGGTTATATTGATATGATAAAACGTTGGGGAAAAAAAGATCCTGAAGTTTTCAATGAAGCATTAATTTCAATAGAGGACGAAACTAAAAATATGAATCTTTTAATTGAAAAACTTCTTTTTATAGCTAAAGAATCCGATATTCGTAGCGAAAGAAAAGAGATTGAATTTTCAGAGATTATTTTAGGGTGTATATCTGGGTTGAAGCATCAATATCCTAAAGCAGATATAATATTTAACCCAGAATACACAATCATAAAATCTGATGAAGCATTAATAAAGTTATTGGTAAAAAATCTTTTAGAAAATGCGATTAAATACGGAAAAGATAATCCTATTGTAATATCTCTTTCAAATAATGAAGAGGAAAACAGAGCAGAATTAACAATAGAAGATCAAGGAATAGGAATGACACCAGAAGAGTTACACCATATATATGATAGATTTTTTAGAGCTAACAAATCTAGAAGTAAGGAGATTGCAGGACATGGACTTGGAATGTCTATAGTTAAGAGGATAGTTAATATTTTAAAATTAGATATAAGAATATCGAGTACTCCAAATATTGGGACAACAATAAAATTATTATTTGACTTATAA
- a CDS encoding response regulator transcription factor: MKKEILIIEDDPKIRRYLELELIHEGYNVHLAENGKVGLELFREKSYSLILLDLMLPLMDGEEVCKTIRKESNIPIIVLTAKDEIFSKIALLDLGADDYITKPFIIGELLARMRVIFRNKQSVVDKKILKFGEISLDLTTKEVEVNGVAIVLTKTEYNLLHYLMVNKNLVLTRENILENVWGYDYFGDGKIIDMYIKSLRKKLDPENRYIKTIRGFGYSLKKED; this comes from the coding sequence ATGAAAAAAGAGATATTGATAATAGAAGATGACCCAAAAATTAGAAGATATTTAGAGTTAGAATTGATACATGAAGGATATAATGTACATTTAGCAGAAAATGGTAAAGTGGGATTGGAATTATTTAGAGAGAAAAGTTATTCGTTGATTCTTTTAGATTTAATGTTACCTCTTATGGATGGAGAAGAGGTTTGTAAAACGATTCGAAAAGAGTCAAACATTCCAATCATAGTTTTGACAGCAAAAGATGAAATTTTTAGTAAGATTGCTCTTTTAGATTTAGGAGCGGATGATTATATAACTAAGCCGTTTATTATAGGTGAGCTTTTAGCTAGAATGAGAGTGATATTTAGAAATAAACAATCAGTAGTGGATAAGAAAATTTTAAAGTTTGGAGAGATATCATTAGATCTTACAACAAAAGAGGTAGAGGTAAATGGAGTTGCAATTGTTTTAACTAAGACTGAATACAATTTACTTCACTATTTAATGGTAAATAAAAATCTCGTTTTAACTAGAGAAAATATTTTAGAAAATGTATGGGGGTATGATTATTTTGGAGATGGAAAAATTATTGATATGTATATAAAATCACTTCGAAAGAAATTAGATCCTGAAAATAGATATATAAAAACAATTCGTGGTTTTGGATATTCATTAAAAAAGGAGGATTAA
- a CDS encoding glycosyltransferase family 2 protein, translating into MEISAVIPVYNEKDNILPMVERIETAFQKGFKKYEIIFVNDGSNDGSYEILNKLKIENSNVKVFHFVKNSGQSAAIDAGFQRAEGDLVLMMDGDLQTDPEDVYKLLEYIPEYDVVNGRRATREDGFKRKLASKIGNGFRNFVTGDNIQDTGCPLKLFKKEVVKSYKMFNGMHRFLPTLAKYMGYKVTEVPVRHYDRLHGESKYKVFGRGFKAFKDVFAVRWMKNRILTWKIEE; encoded by the coding sequence ATGGAAATATCAGCAGTAATACCCGTATACAACGAGAAGGATAATATTTTACCTATGGTTGAGAGAATCGAGACAGCATTTCAAAAAGGTTTTAAAAAATATGAGATTATATTTGTAAATGACGGTAGTAATGATGGAAGTTATGAAATTTTAAATAAGTTAAAAATAGAAAACTCTAACGTAAAGGTTTTTCATTTTGTTAAAAATAGTGGACAAAGTGCTGCTATTGATGCAGGTTTTCAAAGAGCTGAAGGAGATTTAGTTCTGATGATGGATGGAGATTTACAAACAGATCCTGAGGATGTATATAAGCTTTTAGAATATATTCCTGAATATGATGTTGTCAATGGAAGAAGAGCCACAAGAGAGGATGGTTTCAAAAGAAAATTAGCTTCTAAAATTGGAAATGGTTTTAGAAACTTTGTAACTGGCGATAATATTCAAGATACTGGTTGCCCTTTAAAACTATTCAAAAAAGAGGTTGTTAAATCATATAAGATGTTTAATGGAATGCATAGATTCCTACCTACTTTAGCAAAATACATGGGATATAAAGTAACAGAAGTTCCTGTAAGACACTACGATAGATTACACGGCGAATCTAAATATAAAGTTTTTGGAAGAGGATTCAAAGCTTTCAAAGATGTATTTGCAGTAAGATGGATGAAAAATAGAATACTTACATGGAAAATAGAGGAGTAA
- a CDS encoding lipid-A-disaccharide synthase N-terminal domain-containing protein — protein sequence MNINNWNIFLIIGFIGQGLFSMRFIIQWIASEKAKKSVIPFSFWIFSLLGSILLLIYALYKKDPVFILGQAPNVLIYSRNIYLIKKRGVE from the coding sequence ATGAATATAAACAATTGGAATATATTTTTAATAATTGGATTCATTGGACAAGGCCTTTTCTCAATGAGGTTTATTATTCAATGGATAGCGAGTGAGAAAGCAAAGAAAAGTGTAATTCCTTTTTCTTTCTGGATTTTTAGTTTACTTGGAAGTATTTTACTATTAATTTATGCTTTATATAAAAAAGACCCTGTTTTCATACTTGGTCAAGCACCAAATGTTTTGATTTATTCTAGAAATATATACTTAATAAAAAAAAGAGGAGTTGAATAA
- a CDS encoding GDP-mannose 4,6-dehydratase — MKILITGTAGFIGSHLVEKLLSLGHAVIGVDNFHEFYSLDIKIKNVLESTNKIEYLDEILSEDSKEKKINSLLQKVNSNEYFLEYCDLKDAENLNKIFKNNQIDMVINLAGLAGVRPSLENPIEYEKVNVGGYLNLLECCKKYNVKRFIQASSSSIYGDNKVVPFKETDIVDFAISPYAATKKSCEVLGHVYFKLYNIDSLQFRFFTVYGPRQRPDLAIHKFIDKIYKDESIPVFGDGETYRDYTYIDDIIDGVVKGVQYLEKNKNVYEIINLGESDAISLNFMIETIEKHMNKKSKIDRLPMQPGDVKRTFAEIDKAKNLLGYNPTTKFDDGIQKFIRWYLGGK; from the coding sequence ATGAAAATTCTTATAACAGGTACTGCTGGGTTTATAGGTTCACATCTTGTAGAAAAACTATTGAGTTTAGGACACGCAGTTATTGGAGTAGATAACTTCCATGAGTTCTATTCTTTAGATATAAAGATTAAAAATGTTTTAGAAAGTACAAATAAAATTGAATATCTTGATGAGATTTTATCAGAGGACAGTAAAGAGAAGAAAATAAACTCACTACTTCAAAAAGTAAACTCAAATGAATATTTTTTAGAGTACTGTGACCTTAAAGACGCTGAAAATTTAAATAAGATATTTAAAAATAATCAAATTGATATGGTTATAAATCTAGCTGGATTAGCTGGAGTTCGTCCATCTTTAGAAAATCCTATTGAATATGAAAAAGTTAATGTTGGTGGCTATCTAAACCTTTTAGAGTGTTGTAAAAAATACAATGTAAAAAGATTTATTCAAGCTTCTTCAAGCTCTATATATGGAGATAATAAAGTAGTTCCATTCAAAGAAACTGATATTGTAGACTTCGCTATCTCTCCTTATGCTGCAACTAAAAAATCGTGTGAAGTTTTAGGTCATGTTTATTTCAAACTTTATAATATTGATAGCTTACAATTTAGATTCTTTACAGTTTATGGACCAAGACAAAGACCTGATTTAGCTATTCACAAATTTATTGATAAAATTTATAAAGATGAGAGTATTCCTGTTTTTGGAGATGGAGAAACATATAGAGACTACACATATATTGATGATATCATTGACGGTGTTGTAAAAGGTGTTCAATATTTAGAAAAAAATAAAAATGTTTATGAAATCATAAATTTAGGTGAATCTGATGCTATCTCTTTAAACTTTATGATTGAAACAATTGAAAAACATATGAATAAAAAATCCAAAATAGATAGACTGCCAATGCAACCAGGGGATGTTAAAAGAACATTTGCAGAGATAGATAAAGCTAAAAACCTTCTAGGATATAATCCTACTACAAAGTTTGATGATGGAATCCAAAAGTTTATAAGATGGTATTTAGGAGGAAAATAG
- a CDS encoding UDP-glucose/GDP-mannose dehydrogenase family protein — protein sequence MKITVIGTGYVGLVQGVILSEFGHKIICLDIDEKKIENLKNGIIPIYEPGLKDILDRNVEEGRLKFTTNKEYALENSEVIFIAVGTPPADDGSADLTYVLDCAKDIGKNIKDYVVVVNKSTVPVGTGDLVEETIENELLKRKLNLEFDVVSNPEFLREGKAVNDCLRPDRVVVGTESKKAQVIMKKIYDVLYINKTPFVFTNRRTSEMIKYASNAFLAVKISFINEIALLAEKVGANTQEIAQAMGMDGRISPKFLHCGPGYGGSCFPKDTKAIVEIGKEYGEDMSVIAAAISANEKQKQKMVDKIIREMNGISGKTICVLGLSFKPDTDDVRDAPSIDIIKGLIEHGANIKAYCPKGIEEAKWRLKSYNDKIKYYKDEESCTQDADAIVLMTEWNQFRGINLEELKNRMNDNFYFDLRNVHTKNCRVRSLFKYYPVGQK from the coding sequence ATGAAAATCACAGTTATTGGAACTGGTTATGTTGGTTTAGTTCAAGGAGTTATTTTAAGTGAGTTCGGACATAAAATTATATGCTTAGATATAGACGAAAAGAAAATTGAAAATTTAAAAAATGGAATTATTCCAATATATGAACCTGGTTTGAAAGATATTTTAGATAGAAATGTAGAAGAAGGTAGACTAAAGTTCACAACAAATAAAGAGTATGCTTTAGAAAACTCTGAAGTTATTTTTATTGCTGTTGGAACTCCGCCTGCGGATGATGGGTCTGCTGATTTAACTTATGTTTTAGATTGTGCTAAAGATATTGGAAAAAATATAAAAGATTACGTTGTTGTTGTGAATAAATCAACTGTTCCTGTTGGAACTGGAGATCTTGTTGAAGAAACTATAGAGAATGAATTGCTTAAAAGAAAGTTAAATTTAGAATTTGATGTGGTTTCAAATCCTGAATTTTTAAGAGAAGGGAAAGCTGTTAATGATTGTCTAAGACCTGATAGAGTTGTTGTTGGAACAGAAAGTAAAAAAGCTCAAGTTATAATGAAAAAAATATATGATGTTTTATATATAAATAAAACTCCATTTGTCTTTACAAATAGAAGAACTTCTGAGATGATAAAATATGCCTCTAATGCATTCTTAGCTGTAAAAATATCTTTCATCAATGAAATTGCTTTATTAGCTGAAAAAGTTGGAGCTAACACACAAGAAATCGCTCAAGCTATGGGTATGGATGGTAGAATATCTCCTAAGTTTCTACATTGTGGACCTGGATATGGTGGGTCATGTTTCCCTAAAGATACAAAAGCTATTGTTGAGATTGGAAAAGAATATGGAGAGGATATGAGTGTTATCGCTGCTGCTATCTCAGCAAATGAAAAACAAAAACAAAAAATGGTTGACAAAATAATCAGAGAAATGAATGGAATCTCTGGAAAAACAATTTGTGTATTAGGATTATCATTTAAACCTGATACAGATGATGTTAGAGATGCACCAAGTATCGATATAATTAAAGGTTTGATTGAACATGGTGCAAATATAAAAGCTTACTGTCCTAAAGGAATTGAGGAAGCTAAGTGGAGATTGAAATCTTACAATGATAAAATAAAATATTATAAAGATGAAGAGAGTTGTACTCAAGATGCAGATGCGATAGTTTTAATGACAGAATGGAATCAATTTAGAGGAATTAATCTAGAAGAGTTGAAGAATAGAATGAATGATAATTTTTATTTTGATCTAAGAAATGTACATACTAAAAATTGCAGAGTAAGATCATTATTCAAATATTATCCAGTTGGGCAAAAATAA
- a CDS encoding glycosyltransferase family 39 protein, giving the protein MYLKIDENKQNRERYKLFFIIYFLFMICLTFFRAPDLRNELKYFLITDQMLATKNFVVLGYFNELYPDKPPIYFWLLGVIRSISKDSFYPLALIFGSVIPAWITGILGFKLFKLYWSEKMAYLSLAIFITLPYLLGISLVLRMDYLMTAFIFGALYIFFKSYSEKDKKKISFQNIFLIYLFIALGVLVKGGAAIVITILTILTFLYLDRNLKYLKNIKPIFGFGVILSILGFWLLLISTSSNGNEYISLLLGQETIGRMVKAKTHTRPIYYYIKNLIFTVLPLTPFLVRGSINSLKNIKLRHKWKLVDKISLSLFLPNLLFFSLISGKLDIYLLPLYYGVVVIALRFIEHEWSGTKESICKKILYINVGIGVLCAVALPYYNKNYTMMDAIKILKENTQNVYSYRFNDAKNILTEINKKSLDDLPLDELYKINEGELLLARKKYYKDIPLQNFKEVYSNNEYIILIRE; this is encoded by the coding sequence ATGTATCTAAAAATTGATGAAAACAAACAAAATAGAGAACGTTATAAACTATTTTTTATAATTTATTTTTTATTTATGATATGCCTCACTTTCTTTAGAGCCCCTGATTTAAGAAATGAACTAAAATATTTTTTAATTACAGATCAAATGTTAGCAACTAAGAACTTTGTAGTTTTAGGATATTTTAATGAACTTTATCCTGATAAGCCCCCAATTTATTTCTGGCTACTAGGAGTTATTAGAAGTATTAGCAAAGATTCTTTCTATCCATTGGCTTTAATATTTGGAAGTGTCATTCCTGCTTGGATTACAGGAATTTTAGGTTTTAAATTATTCAAACTTTATTGGAGTGAAAAAATGGCATATTTATCTCTTGCTATTTTTATAACACTTCCATATTTATTAGGTATCTCTTTAGTTCTTCGAATGGACTATCTAATGACTGCTTTCATTTTTGGAGCTTTATACATTTTCTTTAAATCATACTCTGAAAAAGATAAAAAGAAAATTAGTTTTCAAAATATATTTCTAATCTATCTATTTATAGCTCTTGGAGTTCTTGTAAAAGGTGGAGCAGCTATAGTTATTACTATACTTACAATTTTAACGTTTCTATATTTAGATAGAAATTTAAAATATTTAAAAAATATAAAACCAATATTTGGATTTGGAGTTATTTTAAGTATTCTAGGCTTTTGGCTTTTACTGATCTCAACTTCATCTAATGGGAATGAGTATATATCTCTTCTATTAGGTCAAGAAACTATTGGTAGAATGGTAAAAGCTAAAACTCACACAAGACCAATCTATTATTATATTAAAAATCTTATTTTCACGGTTTTGCCTCTAACACCATTTCTTGTGAGAGGTTCTATAAACAGTTTAAAAAATATAAAACTTAGACATAAATGGAAACTTGTGGATAAGATATCATTAAGCTTATTTCTACCTAATTTACTATTTTTCAGTTTAATAAGTGGGAAACTAGATATCTATTTACTTCCTCTATATTATGGAGTTGTTGTTATTGCCTTAAGATTTATAGAACACGAATGGAGTGGAACAAAAGAATCAATTTGTAAAAAAATATTATATATCAATGTTGGGATAGGAGTTTTATGTGCTGTTGCTCTTCCTTATTATAATAAAAATTACACTATGATGGATGCTATAAAGATATTGAAAGAAAACACTCAAAATGTTTATAGCTACAGATTTAATGATGCTAAAAATATTTTAACTGAAATTAATAAAAAATCTTTAGATGATCTACCATTAGACGAGCTATACAAAATAAATGAAGGAGAACTTCTGCTAGCAAGAAAAAAATATTATAAAGATATCCCACTTCAAAACTTTAAAGAAGTATACTCTAATAACGAATATATAATTTTAATCAGAGAATAA
- a CDS encoding class I SAM-dependent methyltransferase — protein MQTKDKYSRIAKLFDKIERNMPMKSIKENAVQMLNGKILEVGIGSGASLEYYPKDADVTGIDFSIGMLELAKKKSKLLDMKNITLLDMDIENMSFEDETFDSVFSSCVFCTVPNPEKGIAEVYRVLKPGGKAVFIEHMRSENEIINLALRFLNIFTKLILGTSLIRETEKTIRNTGFSKVTSRNIMLGDVVRFIVAEK, from the coding sequence ATGCAAACAAAAGATAAGTATAGCAGAATTGCAAAATTATTTGATAAGATAGAGCGAAATATGCCTATGAAAAGTATAAAAGAAAATGCTGTTCAAATGTTAAATGGAAAAATTTTAGAAGTTGGAATAGGAAGTGGAGCTTCTTTAGAATATTATCCAAAAGATGCTGATGTAACAGGGATAGATTTTTCAATTGGAATGTTAGAGTTAGCTAAAAAAAAGTCAAAGTTATTGGATATGAAAAATATAACTCTTTTGGATATGGATATTGAAAATATGAGCTTTGAAGATGAAACTTTTGATTCAGTATTTTCCTCGTGTGTATTTTGTACAGTTCCTAATCCTGAAAAAGGAATTGCTGAAGTGTATAGAGTTCTTAAACCTGGTGGAAAAGCTGTTTTTATAGAACATATGAGAAGTGAAAATGAAATAATAAACTTAGCTCTTAGATTTTTAAATATTTTTACAAAACTTATATTAGGGACATCTCTTATAAGAGAAACTGAAAAAACCATTAGAAATACCGGTTTTTCAAAGGTAACTAGTCGAAATATAATGTTAGGCGATGTGGTTAGATTTATAGTAGCTGAAAAATAA
- a CDS encoding phosphatase PAP2 family protein — translation MKLLGIVLLIFLISYIFIKRRDLLTVKFEFKIDYLKYLILYLILILVLILFIDKKMAFFISNKYPTGYFSLHPDLNIEYTKIFKIITHLGEPEYVALLVFPMFLYSKIKSIVKLENTSLGMIIVMILGVSISTILKIIFMRSRPFLEWNSSGFYFIEDILEREIPFKGTYMSFPSGHTMVAFCSYSFLAFKSQKTSIKILCFLLAILVGVSRICLSAHWMSDVFTSAVIGTILGGVYANKR, via the coding sequence ATGAAACTTTTAGGAATAGTATTATTGATATTTTTGATTAGCTATATCTTTATAAAACGAAGAGATTTATTAACAGTAAAATTTGAATTTAAAATAGATTATTTGAAGTATTTAATTTTATACTTGATTTTAATTCTTGTTCTGATATTATTTATAGATAAAAAGATGGCTTTTTTTATTTCTAATAAGTATCCTACAGGATATTTTTCTCTTCATCCAGATTTAAATATAGAGTATACAAAGATTTTTAAAATAATTACACATCTAGGTGAACCAGAGTATGTTGCATTACTAGTTTTTCCAATGTTTTTATATTCAAAAATAAAATCTATTGTAAAATTAGAAAATACTAGTTTAGGTATGATAATTGTTATGATTTTAGGTGTGAGTATATCAACTATTTTAAAAATTATATTTATGAGAAGTCGTCCATTTTTAGAGTGGAACAGCTCTGGATTCTATTTTATTGAAGATATTTTAGAAAGAGAGATTCCTTTTAAAGGAACTTATATGTCATTTCCATCAGGACATACGATGGTAGCATTTTGTAGCTATTCTTTTTTAGCTTTTAAATCTCAAAAAACCTCTATAAAAATATTGTGTTTTTTACTAGCTATTTTAGTAGGAGTTTCAAGAATTTGTTTATCAGCACATTGGATGAGCGATGTATTTACAAGTGCAGTAATAGGTACAATTTTAGGAGGAGTTTATGCAAACAAAAGATAA